The region GCCCTCCTTCAGGGGAGCGTCGTCGGGTCTCGAGCGTTTTGCCCCGCCAGCGTGCCGGGTTTGCGGCGTTGTAATAATGCGTAACCGCCCTGCAGATGGCGCGACGAGCCACCTTAAAACACCGCCAAGAAACGAACGTGGCGGCCGGCCTCACCCCGCCTTCGTTGGAGAAGGGCGAGGGGAGGGGAGCCGCCACGAAGAGCGTGGAGCGCGTCCTTCCGGGGGAAGGGGGCGCTCAAGACCCTTACGACTTGTGGGTCGTGTAGGGCAGCAGCGCGATCTGGCGAGCGCGCAGGATGGCGCGGCGCAGGCGACGCTGGTTGCGCGCGTTCACGCCGGTGATGCGACGGGGAAGGATCTTGCCGGTCGTCGTCACAAAGAGCTTGAGCAGCTCCGGGTTCTTGTAGTCAAGACGCCAGGAGGGGTTCTGATCGAAGGGATCGATTTTGCGACGGCGGCGCCAGTTGATTTTTCCGTACTTGGACATAAGAGCTTCCTCATGAAGTCAGCCGGGAGCCCGGCCGAACATTACTTAATCTTGGCTTCCACGAACTCGACGTACTTGCGGACCTTCGGGTCAAAC is a window of Lujinxingia litoralis DNA encoding:
- the rpsR gene encoding 30S ribosomal protein S18, which produces MSKYGKINWRRRRKIDPFDQNPSWRLDYKNPELLKLFVTTTGKILPRRITGVNARNQRRLRRAILRARQIALLPYTTHKS